A genomic window from Caldicellulosiruptor kronotskyensis 2002 includes:
- a CDS encoding PRC-barrel domain-containing protein: MKNKPVLNLDNKITGKVEDMLLRDDKVIGFKVRVKNSFKIPSCAYVPTEDIESINNQLMIVRSIHTSIDSFPFLRAQEIFLKEVIDENGFLIGIVIDIIFNAENFKIVEYQVSESIWSYIKNKKIILSPEEIILRENKILS; the protein is encoded by the coding sequence TTGAAAAACAAACCCGTCCTTAATTTGGATAACAAGATAACAGGAAAAGTAGAAGACATGTTACTCAGAGATGACAAGGTGATTGGGTTTAAAGTACGAGTCAAAAACTCATTTAAAATACCATCGTGCGCATATGTGCCGACAGAGGACATTGAGTCTATAAACAATCAACTTATGATTGTCCGCAGCATTCATACTTCCATTGACAGCTTTCCATTTTTAAGAGCACAAGAAATTTTTTTGAAAGAAGTAATAGACGAAAATGGGTTTTTGATAGGGATTGTAATTGACATTATATTTAATGCAGAGAACTTTAAAATTGTAGAATATCAGGTTTCAGAGAGTATTTGGAGTTATATAAAAAATAAAAAAATAATATTGAGCCCTGAGGAAATAATATTAAGAGAAAATAAAATATTAAGCTGA
- the ispH gene encoding 4-hydroxy-3-methylbut-2-enyl diphosphate reductase, which yields MIIKVAQSAGFCFGVQRAVEGVLAWAKANKGKSIKVYGMLIHNSYVIDKLKDLGVKVVEDIEQIGKEDIIFIRSHGVSMEEYAEIEKRAEKVYDFTCPYVKKIHEIVKEHSENGYDIIVVGDMSHPEVKGIVGHVGNNRKCFVVDGIEKVKEAINQIEGKAAVVCQTTFDGKKWSEIREFLESHTNYKVFDTICKATINRQKEAQELAKHVDIMLVVGDKKSSNTNKLYQLLKEIKPTFFIEKVEDLDSIKLDSYIKSIGVTAGASTSPEQIEEVVKHLEEKFNEMNLKDFERLIDRSFLTVQRGEVVKGRIIKVEEDYLLVDIGYKAEGIIYKDEVIKNGNVNLKDLFKIGEVIEAVVIKESDEEGNVVLSKYRADVLHGFEELLSKYENKETVRVVVKSIKEKSIVCDFRGTNVYVPISQWGEDVQISDIGKIFEIEITDVSKEKKIAFGSRKSLLKQREEERFIKQINSLDFSREYEGTVVEIREKGIVVNFEKLRGFVPVSEVGYLKKGAEFKKLFELGEKVKVKILDIDKNKKQIYLSIKKTQDDEWIKKIKNLYLGMLVDCEVTKVLPFGLVVWITEHDVDGFVHISNIPLGYNQRPHNLYKVGDSLRAKVIEIDEEKRRIALSLKDLHEEENIDTEHNEDFVITLADFVKNIKLEQ from the coding sequence ATGATTATTAAGGTTGCGCAAAGTGCTGGATTTTGTTTTGGTGTTCAAAGGGCAGTAGAAGGCGTTTTGGCGTGGGCAAAAGCAAATAAGGGAAAATCTATAAAGGTGTATGGTATGTTAATACATAATAGCTATGTTATAGATAAATTGAAAGATTTAGGTGTAAAAGTTGTAGAGGATATTGAGCAAATTGGGAAAGAAGATATAATTTTTATTCGTTCTCACGGTGTTTCAATGGAGGAGTATGCCGAGATTGAGAAAAGAGCAGAGAAAGTTTATGATTTTACATGCCCATATGTCAAAAAGATTCACGAAATAGTGAAGGAACACTCAGAAAACGGGTATGACATAATTGTTGTTGGTGATATGAGCCATCCTGAAGTAAAAGGAATTGTTGGGCATGTTGGAAATAATAGAAAATGTTTTGTGGTAGATGGTATTGAAAAAGTAAAAGAAGCGATTAATCAAATTGAAGGCAAAGCTGCAGTTGTCTGTCAGACCACGTTTGACGGCAAAAAATGGAGTGAAATAAGAGAATTTTTAGAGTCTCATACAAATTATAAAGTGTTCGATACCATATGCAAAGCAACAATAAACAGGCAAAAGGAAGCACAAGAGCTTGCAAAGCATGTGGACATAATGTTGGTGGTCGGTGATAAGAAAAGTTCTAATACCAACAAATTGTATCAGCTTCTGAAGGAGATAAAACCCACATTTTTTATTGAAAAAGTTGAAGATTTAGATTCAATAAAATTAGATAGCTATATAAAAAGCATTGGGGTGACAGCAGGTGCTTCCACTTCTCCTGAACAGATTGAAGAGGTGGTAAAACATCTGGAAGAAAAGTTTAATGAGATGAATCTGAAAGATTTTGAGAGACTTATTGATAGAAGCTTTTTGACAGTGCAAAGAGGTGAAGTTGTAAAAGGCAGGATAATAAAAGTTGAGGAAGATTATCTACTTGTTGATATTGGTTACAAGGCAGAGGGTATAATTTACAAAGACGAGGTTATCAAGAATGGAAATGTAAATTTGAAGGATCTATTTAAGATAGGTGAGGTAATCGAAGCAGTAGTGATAAAAGAGTCAGATGAAGAAGGAAATGTGGTTTTATCAAAGTATCGGGCAGATGTACTCCACGGGTTTGAAGAGCTGCTTTCAAAATATGAAAATAAAGAAACTGTAAGAGTAGTTGTTAAGTCAATTAAAGAAAAAAGCATTGTTTGTGATTTTAGAGGTACAAATGTTTATGTGCCAATTTCTCAGTGGGGTGAAGATGTTCAAATTTCTGATATAGGAAAGATATTTGAAATAGAAATCACAGATGTCAGCAAAGAAAAAAAGATCGCTTTTGGAAGTCGAAAATCTTTGTTAAAACAAAGAGAAGAGGAGAGATTTATTAAACAGATTAATTCTTTAGATTTTTCCAGAGAATACGAGGGCACTGTAGTTGAGATAAGAGAAAAAGGCATTGTGGTAAATTTTGAGAAACTACGAGGTTTTGTACCTGTAAGTGAAGTTGGATATTTGAAAAAAGGTGCAGAATTTAAAAAATTATTTGAACTTGGCGAAAAAGTCAAGGTGAAGATTCTTGATATAGACAAGAATAAAAAACAGATTTATCTTAGCATAAAAAAGACTCAAGATGATGAGTGGATAAAAAAGATTAAAAACTTGTATTTGGGAATGCTTGTTGACTGTGAAGTGACAAAGGTGTTACCTTTTGGACTTGTTGTGTGGATTACAGAACATGATGTTGATGGTTTTGTTCACATTTCAAATATTCCACTTGGATACAACCAAAGACCACATAACCTGTATAAAGTTGGAGATAGCTTGAGAGCAAAGGTTATAGAGATTGATGAAGAAAAGCGAAGGATTGCGTTGTCTTTAAAAGATTTGCACGAAGAAGAAAACATAGATACTGAGCATAATGAAGACTTTGTGATAACACTCGCTGATTTTGTGAAGAATATAAAGTTAGAACAATAA
- a CDS encoding lysophospholipid acyltransferase family protein — translation MKYNFFLNLIRKVAFIILKCIFFIRVEGKENIPEGPFIICANHRSYLDPVLIILIFDRRVYFMAKSELFKIWWLAPIIKAFGAFPVKRGKSDIGAIKKAIEVIRSGNILGIFPEGKRNRTKEIILKGEKGVATVIKATGAKVLPVGISGKIVPFCRVRVRIGKPMEFRNSTMDNQEIVDKIMNEIKELILK, via the coding sequence ATGAAGTATAATTTTTTTCTCAACCTTATTCGGAAGGTTGCTTTTATCATTTTAAAGTGTATCTTTTTCATAAGAGTTGAAGGGAAAGAAAATATACCAGAAGGTCCTTTTATTATCTGCGCAAATCACAGAAGTTATCTTGATCCAGTTTTGATTATACTTATATTCGACAGGCGAGTATATTTTATGGCCAAAAGTGAACTTTTTAAAATATGGTGGCTTGCACCAATCATCAAAGCTTTTGGAGCTTTCCCTGTCAAGCGTGGCAAAAGCGATATTGGAGCAATAAAAAAAGCTATAGAGGTTATAAGGTCTGGCAATATTTTGGGTATTTTCCCGGAGGGAAAGAGAAATAGGACAAAAGAAATTATTTTAAAAGGTGAAAAAGGAGTTGCAACTGTAATTAAAGCAACAGGCGCAAAAGTTTTACCAGTTGGCATTTCTGGTAAGATAGTTCCTTTTTGTAGGGTAAGAGTGAGAATCGGAAAGCCGATGGAATTTAGAAATAGTACTATGGATAATCAAGAGATTGTGGATAAAATTATGAATGAAATTAAAGAACTTATCCTGAAATAA
- the cmk gene encoding (d)CMP kinase, which translates to MKKINIAIDGPAGAGKSTISKLLASQLGYIHIDTGAMYRAVGLKVLKNNISPHDRKKIVEILNSTDIQIKLVDGRQLVFLDGEDVTEKIRQPEVSMYASDVSKIREVRERLVKMQQELARQKGVIMDGRDIGTHVLPNAELKIFLTATAEERAKRRFLELKQKGYDVDYYQLLDEIKKRDQNDMTREFAPLRVAEDAIVIDSTSLSIEEVLQKVLELFYKVVKNEV; encoded by the coding sequence ATGAAGAAGATTAACATTGCAATTGATGGTCCTGCAGGAGCAGGAAAAAGTACAATTTCAAAGCTTTTAGCAAGCCAGCTTGGATATATTCATATTGATACAGGGGCAATGTACAGAGCTGTGGGGCTCAAAGTATTAAAGAACAATATCTCACCGCATGACAGAAAAAAAATTGTTGAGATTTTAAACTCAACTGATATACAAATAAAACTTGTGGATGGCAGGCAGCTTGTCTTTTTAGATGGTGAAGATGTCACAGAAAAAATTCGCCAGCCCGAGGTTTCAATGTATGCATCTGACGTGTCAAAAATAAGAGAAGTACGAGAAAGACTTGTAAAGATGCAACAAGAATTAGCAAGACAAAAAGGGGTTATAATGGACGGAAGAGATATAGGAACTCATGTTCTACCAAATGCTGAGCTAAAAATCTTTTTAACAGCCACGGCAGAGGAAAGAGCAAAGAGAAGGTTTTTGGAACTGAAACAAAAAGGCTATGATGTAGATTACTATCAACTTTTAGATGAAATAAAGAAAAGAGACCAGAATGATATGACAAGAGAGTTTGCCCCTTTGAGAGTAGCTGAGGATGCCATTGTCATAGATTCGACTTCTCTTTCAATTGAAGAGGTCTTGCAAAAGGTTTTAGAGCTTTTTTACAAGGTGGTCAAAAATGAAGTATAA
- the aroH gene encoding chorismate mutase encodes MVFAIRGATTVENDCKEEIVKCTQELLNEIILRNNLKKEEIVFILFTMTKDLKSAFPAYAARLMGFVDIPLICAQELDIEGALSRCIRLLMLVQRDNSFTPKHVYLKEATKLREDLTCEKGEDL; translated from the coding sequence TTGGTTTTTGCAATAAGAGGTGCTACAACTGTTGAGAATGATTGCAAAGAGGAGATTGTCAAATGTACTCAAGAACTTTTGAATGAAATTATACTTAGAAACAATCTTAAAAAAGAAGAGATTGTTTTTATTTTGTTTACAATGACCAAAGACCTAAAATCGGCTTTTCCAGCATATGCAGCAAGACTCATGGGATTTGTGGATATTCCTCTTATATGTGCTCAAGAGCTTGACATTGAAGGAGCGCTAAGTAGATGTATTAGGCTTCTTATGCTTGTCCAAAGAGATAATAGCTTTACTCCTAAACATGTTTATTTGAAAGAAGCAACAAAACTCAGGGAAGACTTAACTTGCGAGAAAGGTGAAGATTTATGA
- a CDS encoding HutP family protein gives MVEKKEFGSKDVSRAAILMALSQNRQEEKKIQEDFSKIGIRCAAVDFGGEFITSVMKIVERAVVAAKREGVINEVHQEEGAVAGATREAISQIMQKAIGLNVGGKIGIARFEEHVAVAIFFGIGLLHLNEVAIGLGHRVI, from the coding sequence GTGGTGGAAAAAAAAGAGTTTGGTAGCAAGGATGTTTCAAGAGCAGCTATTTTGATGGCCTTGAGCCAGAATAGACAAGAAGAAAAGAAGATTCAAGAAGATTTTTCTAAAATAGGAATAAGATGTGCAGCAGTAGATTTTGGTGGAGAATTTATAACCTCTGTTATGAAAATTGTTGAAAGAGCAGTTGTTGCTGCCAAGAGAGAAGGCGTTATAAACGAGGTACATCAAGAGGAAGGAGCTGTTGCAGGAGCAACAAGAGAAGCAATATCTCAAATTATGCAAAAAGCAATTGGCCTTAATGTGGGTGGAAAGATTGGCATTGCAAGGTTTGAAGAGCATGTTGCAGTTGCCATATTTTTTGGGATAGGACTTTTACATTTAAATGAGGTGGCAATAGGACTAGGTCATAGAGTTATATGA
- a CDS encoding histidine phosphatase family protein has protein sequence MKRIYLVRHGETDWNKLNLVQGSIDTELNSTGIEQAKKIAERLKNKKIDIIFSSTLKRAYTTASYIKSYHPQTLFETSEKLNEINFGEWEGLSFDELEKKYSQTYLMWKDNPDKAIFPGEGNLDVVMKRVKSFYDDVLQRDYRNIVVVTHGGIVKLSIIHLLNLPLDFYKKCWIGNASLSIVDIKGERTMLSLLNDMSHLTSEHVRPII, from the coding sequence TTGAAAAGAATTTATTTGGTAAGACATGGTGAGACTGACTGGAATAAGCTCAACCTTGTTCAAGGTTCAATTGACACAGAGCTCAATTCAACTGGTATTGAACAGGCAAAAAAGATTGCTGAGAGGCTTAAAAATAAGAAGATTGATATAATATTTTCAAGTACATTAAAAAGGGCTTATACTACGGCAAGTTATATAAAATCTTATCATCCCCAAACTTTATTTGAAACTTCTGAAAAACTCAATGAGATAAATTTTGGCGAGTGGGAAGGGTTAAGCTTTGATGAACTTGAAAAGAAATACTCTCAGACATACTTGATGTGGAAAGACAATCCCGATAAAGCCATTTTCCCAGGTGAAGGTAATCTGGATGTTGTTATGAAAAGAGTTAAAAGTTTTTATGATGATGTTTTGCAAAGGGATTACAGAAATATTGTAGTTGTTACTCACGGTGGGATAGTAAAACTTTCAATCATACATCTTTTGAACCTTCCTCTTGATTTTTACAAAAAGTGCTGGATTGGGAATGCAAGTTTGAGTATTGTTGATATAAAAGGAGAAAGGACAATGTTAAGTCTTCTTAATGATATGTCTCATTTAACATCAGAACACGTTCGTCCAATAATTTAA
- a CDS encoding MurR/RpiR family transcriptional regulator, with amino-acid sequence MTYDLEARIIELMPEFSKGQKKIAQFILEHGEKAAYMTALALGNSVGVSESTVVRFAERLGFEGYPEFQRALQELMKSKLTSVQRVELSASRINEKEVLKSVLLSDMDKIKQTLEQIDENVFNHVVDEIVNAKKIYIIGIRSSAALADFLGFYLNMILDNVKVITTSGISDIFEQVFRITSDDLIIGISFPRYSKRTLKVLQYAKKQGAKIVSLTDSKISPLCKYSDYVLICRSDMVSFADSLVAPLSVINALIVATGLRKKEEVAKTLEKLEEIWDEFQVYEKENR; translated from the coding sequence ATGACTTATGATTTAGAAGCAAGGATAATTGAGCTTATGCCAGAGTTTAGTAAAGGGCAGAAAAAAATTGCTCAGTTTATTTTAGAACATGGAGAAAAAGCAGCATATATGACAGCACTTGCGCTTGGCAATTCAGTTGGTGTAAGTGAATCCACTGTTGTAAGATTTGCTGAGAGGCTTGGTTTTGAAGGTTACCCTGAGTTCCAGCGAGCTTTACAAGAGCTTATGAAAAGCAAGCTTACGTCAGTGCAAAGGGTAGAACTTTCTGCAAGTAGAATAAATGAAAAAGAGGTTTTAAAAAGTGTTCTCCTTTCTGACATGGACAAGATAAAGCAGACATTAGAACAGATAGACGAAAATGTTTTCAACCATGTTGTGGATGAGATAGTAAATGCAAAAAAGATATACATTATTGGAATTAGAAGTTCAGCAGCATTGGCTGATTTTTTAGGTTTTTATTTAAATATGATTTTGGACAATGTCAAGGTTATCACAACAAGTGGCATCAGTGATATTTTCGAACAGGTATTTAGAATTACAAGTGATGATTTAATAATTGGTATTAGTTTTCCGAGGTATTCAAAGCGCACTTTAAAGGTTTTGCAGTATGCAAAAAAACAGGGTGCTAAGATAGTTTCACTTACAGATAGCAAAATATCACCTCTATGCAAGTACAGTGACTATGTTCTTATTTGCAGAAGTGATATGGTGTCGTTTGCTGATTCGCTGGTAGCACCGCTGAGTGTAATAAACGCATTAATTGTCGCAACAGGTCTTAGGAAAAAAGAAGAGGTTGCAAAGACACTTGAAAAACTTGAAGAAATATGGGACGAGTTTCAGGTATATGAAAAGGAAAACAGGTGA
- a CDS encoding YpmA family protein: MENEKLELISSMEFEENVPIYKIIDFLNKSLKDKNIIVGLSRNHNKIVISIYQT; encoded by the coding sequence ATGGAAAACGAAAAGCTTGAACTTATCTCTTCAATGGAATTTGAAGAAAACGTTCCAATCTATAAAATAATAGATTTTCTTAATAAAAGTTTGAAAGACAAAAATATTATTGTGGGGCTTTCAAGAAACCACAATAAGATTGTTATAAGTATATACCAAACATAA
- a CDS encoding oxaloacetate decarboxylase subunit alpha yields the protein MGVKITETILRDAHQSLIATRMTTEQMLEIAPVLDQVGYYSVECWGGATFDACLRFFNEDPWERLKRLRTAFKKTKLQMLLRGQNLVGYRHYSDDVVEEFVKKAIYYGIDIIRIFDALNDIRNIEMALKITKKEKGHAQVAISYTVSPYHTIENYVNLAKQIEELGADSICIKDMAGLLSPFDAYKLVKALKEQVKLPIHLHTHYTTGFGSMTYLKAVEAGVDGIDTALSPLALGTSQPPTETIVYALENTEYAPKLDLEKINEASEYFKVLREEYIRKGLLDPKVLSVDINALHYQIPGGMLSNLISQLKEQGQEDKLDEVLKEVPEVRKDFGYPPLVTPTSQIVGTQAVLNVIAGERYKLVTKETKAYFKGEYGKPPAPVNEEVKRKILKDEKEITCRPADLISPELENAKEKIKEYIENDTDVVTYCLFPQLAENFFKLRFAKKYKVDADLVQGNKVYPV from the coding sequence ATGGGGGTAAAAATAACAGAAACAATACTCAGAGATGCTCATCAGTCACTCATTGCAACCCGCATGACAACTGAACAGATGCTTGAGATTGCTCCTGTGCTTGACCAAGTTGGTTATTATTCGGTTGAGTGCTGGGGCGGTGCTACATTTGATGCGTGTCTGAGGTTTTTCAATGAAGACCCATGGGAAAGATTAAAAAGACTGAGAACTGCTTTTAAAAAGACAAAGCTCCAGATGCTTCTTCGAGGACAAAATCTTGTTGGGTATAGACATTATTCTGATGATGTTGTTGAAGAGTTTGTAAAAAAGGCCATATACTATGGCATTGATATTATAAGAATATTTGATGCACTTAATGACATCCGGAATATTGAAATGGCTCTAAAAATAACAAAAAAAGAAAAAGGACATGCCCAGGTTGCCATATCATACACTGTCTCACCTTATCATACTATTGAAAACTATGTAAATTTGGCAAAACAAATAGAAGAGCTTGGGGCAGACTCAATTTGTATAAAAGACATGGCTGGGCTTCTCTCTCCATTTGATGCTTATAAACTTGTAAAAGCGTTAAAAGAGCAGGTAAAACTTCCTATTCATCTTCATACACACTACACCACAGGATTTGGATCAATGACATATTTGAAAGCTGTCGAAGCAGGTGTGGATGGTATTGACACGGCTTTATCTCCGCTTGCACTGGGCACATCCCAGCCTCCAACCGAAACAATTGTATATGCACTTGAAAATACAGAATATGCTCCAAAACTTGATTTAGAAAAGATCAACGAGGCAAGCGAATATTTTAAAGTACTCAGAGAAGAATATATAAGAAAAGGGCTTCTTGACCCGAAAGTATTAAGTGTTGATATAAACGCTCTTCATTATCAAATACCTGGTGGAATGCTATCAAATCTTATTTCTCAGCTAAAAGAACAAGGGCAGGAAGACAAGTTAGATGAGGTTTTAAAAGAGGTACCTGAGGTTCGAAAAGATTTTGGATATCCGCCACTTGTAACTCCTACGAGTCAAATTGTGGGAACACAAGCTGTTTTGAATGTTATAGCAGGTGAGAGATACAAACTTGTCACAAAAGAAACAAAAGCATATTTTAAAGGTGAGTATGGGAAACCTCCAGCTCCTGTGAATGAAGAGGTAAAAAGAAAAATCTTGAAAGACGAAAAAGAGATAACCTGCAGACCTGCAGATTTAATTTCTCCAGAGCTTGAGAATGCAAAAGAAAAAATTAAGGAGTATATTGAAAATGATACTGATGTGGTAACTTACTGTTTATTCCCTCAACTTGCAGAAAATTTTTTCAAATTAAGGTTCGCAAAAAAATACAAGGTTGACGCTGATCTTGTTCAGGGTAACAAAGTGTATCCTGTGTAA
- a CDS encoding acetyl-CoA carboxylase biotin carboxyl carrier protein subunit, translated as MRKFKVKINSQEFVVEVEEIGVENATTVVSRPKIGHFEPKQEKHEDKTKQSPVLSSDKNSVVAQLPGTIVRLLKSEGDVVDANEPVLILEAMKMENEITAPVKGKIKRIHVKEGQKVAKGDLLFEIE; from the coding sequence ATGAGAAAGTTCAAGGTGAAGATCAATAGTCAAGAATTTGTTGTAGAAGTGGAAGAAATAGGAGTTGAAAATGCTACTACTGTTGTGTCAAGGCCTAAGATTGGCCATTTTGAGCCAAAACAGGAAAAACATGAGGATAAAACAAAACAAAGCCCTGTACTTTCTTCTGATAAAAATTCGGTTGTTGCCCAGCTTCCGGGTACTATTGTAAGGTTGCTGAAAAGTGAAGGCGATGTTGTGGATGCAAATGAACCTGTTTTAATTCTTGAAGCCATGAAAATGGAAAATGAAATAACTGCACCTGTCAAAGGAAAAATTAAAAGAATACATGTAAAGGAAGGGCAGAAGGTAGCAAAAGGAGATTTGCTATTTGAAATAGAGTAA
- a CDS encoding acyl-CoA carboxylase subunit beta: MTNKLRELKQKRERILKLGGEDKIKKQHDSKKLTCRERIEYLLDPGSFNEIDMFVEHRCQEFDMKDTFVPCDGVVTGYGTINGRKVFVYAQDFTSIGGSLGEMHAKKICKVLDLALKYGCPVIGINDSGGARIQEGVDALAGYGEIFYRNTMASGVIPQIAAIMGPCAGGAVYSPAIMDFIFMVDKTSQMFVTGPQVIKAVTGEEISFEELGGAYTHSSKSGVAHFIAEDEYHLLDMIKYLLSFIPSNNMEDPPFIMSSDSEKRFVPELENIIPQEPNKAYDVKEIIYKVVDNQEFLEVQPYFAQNAVVGFGRIGGFSVGIVANQPKVNAGVLDYDSSDKIARFVRFCDAFNIPIITFTDVPGFLPGVNQEHNGIIRHGAKVLYAYSEATVPKINVILRKAYGGAYIAMSSKHIGADFVFAWPTAEIAVMGPDGAANIIFRKEIQSAQNPEEERKRRIEEYTQKFANPYIAAARGYVDDVIEPQLTRNKIIEALKISITKREQRPPKKHGNIPL; the protein is encoded by the coding sequence ATGACAAACAAGCTCAGAGAGCTCAAGCAAAAGAGAGAAAGAATACTAAAGCTTGGTGGAGAAGATAAAATAAAAAAACAGCATGATAGCAAAAAACTTACTTGTAGAGAGAGAATAGAATATTTACTTGACCCTGGAAGCTTCAATGAAATAGATATGTTTGTTGAACACAGATGTCAAGAATTTGATATGAAAGATACATTTGTCCCCTGTGATGGTGTTGTAACGGGTTATGGAACAATCAACGGCAGAAAAGTTTTTGTTTATGCTCAAGATTTTACTTCAATAGGCGGTTCTCTTGGCGAGATGCATGCAAAAAAGATTTGTAAAGTTTTGGACTTAGCATTAAAATATGGTTGTCCAGTGATAGGTATAAATGATTCTGGTGGTGCAAGAATTCAAGAAGGTGTTGATGCATTAGCAGGGTATGGTGAAATCTTCTATAGAAATACCATGGCATCAGGTGTAATTCCACAAATTGCAGCTATAATGGGACCTTGTGCAGGTGGAGCTGTATACTCTCCTGCTATTATGGATTTTATTTTTATGGTGGACAAAACCAGCCAAATGTTTGTTACAGGACCTCAGGTTATAAAAGCTGTGACTGGAGAGGAGATATCCTTTGAAGAGCTTGGTGGCGCTTACACTCACAGCTCAAAGAGTGGAGTTGCTCATTTTATTGCAGAGGATGAGTATCACCTACTTGATATGATAAAGTATTTATTGTCGTTTATACCTTCAAATAACATGGAAGACCCACCTTTTATAATGTCATCTGATTCAGAAAAAAGATTTGTTCCCGAGCTCGAAAATATAATTCCGCAAGAGCCAAACAAAGCTTATGATGTAAAAGAAATAATTTATAAAGTAGTAGACAACCAAGAATTTTTAGAAGTACAACCTTATTTTGCTCAAAATGCTGTTGTAGGATTTGGTAGAATAGGGGGCTTTAGCGTAGGAATTGTAGCAAATCAGCCCAAAGTGAACGCTGGAGTGCTTGATTATGATTCGTCTGACAAGATAGCACGATTTGTAAGATTTTGTGATGCTTTTAATATTCCCATAATAACATTTACAGACGTGCCTGGATTTTTGCCAGGTGTTAACCAAGAGCACAATGGAATAATACGTCATGGGGCTAAGGTTTTGTATGCATACTCAGAGGCAACAGTTCCAAAGATAAATGTAATTTTGAGAAAAGCATATGGTGGGGCTTACATTGCAATGAGCAGCAAACACATTGGTGCAGACTTTGTGTTTGCATGGCCAACTGCCGAGATAGCTGTTATGGGACCAGATGGCGCAGCAAATATTATATTTAGAAAAGAGATACAAAGCGCTCAAAATCCCGAAGAGGAAAGAAAAAGAAGGATAGAAGAGTATACTCAAAAATTTGCAAATCCATACATTGCAGCTGCCCGTGGGTATGTTGACGATGTGATTGAGCCACAGCTTACCCGTAACAAAATCATTGAGGCGCTCAAAATTTCCATTACAAAAAGAGAGCAAAGGCCTCCCAAAAAACATGGCAATATTCCATTATAA
- the speB gene encoding agmatinase, with product MSFNLYKPFFLCASEKYEDSLIVLAGIPMDFTVSFKPGSRFAPAKIREVSIELEEYSIYQDKSLYDKTFCDMGDLELPFGNIEKSIETIYQFACKLFEDNKVPIFLGGEHLISFPLIKAAANSNGKEFYVLHFDAHADMREEYLGEKFSHATVMRRVGEVIGFKNIYQFGIRSGSKEEIEFARRDSNLYFINKWNDINNVIKDLNGKKVYLSIDIDVFDPAFAPGTGTPEPGGILSSDFFEILLKLKDLNIIGADIVEVAPYYDISDRTALLAAKIVRELILMIE from the coding sequence ATGAGTTTTAATCTCTACAAACCCTTTTTCCTATGTGCTTCAGAGAAGTACGAAGATAGTCTCATAGTTTTAGCAGGAATTCCTATGGATTTCACAGTAAGCTTTAAACCTGGCTCGCGTTTTGCTCCTGCAAAAATAAGAGAAGTGTCAATAGAGCTGGAAGAGTATTCTATCTATCAAGACAAAAGCCTGTATGATAAGACCTTTTGTGATATGGGAGATTTAGAGCTTCCTTTTGGAAATATCGAAAAAAGTATTGAGACAATATACCAATTTGCTTGTAAGCTGTTTGAAGATAATAAAGTTCCTATTTTCTTAGGCGGTGAACATCTGATCAGCTTTCCTCTCATAAAAGCGGCGGCAAATTCAAATGGTAAAGAGTTTTATGTTCTTCACTTTGATGCTCATGCTGATATGAGAGAGGAGTATCTTGGCGAAAAGTTTTCGCATGCAACTGTTATGAGAAGAGTGGGTGAGGTAATAGGTTTTAAGAATATATACCAGTTTGGTATAAGGTCGGGGTCTAAAGAAGAGATTGAATTTGCAAGAAGAGATAGCAATCTTTATTTTATCAACAAGTGGAATGATATTAATAATGTTATTAAAGATTTGAATGGTAAGAAGGTATATCTCTCGATAGATATAGACGTGTTTGATCCGGCTTTTGCCCCTGGTACAGGAACACCAGAACCAGGCGGAATTCTATCTTCAGACTTTTTTGAGATTTTACTTAAATTAAAAGACCTTAACATAATAGGAGCAGACATAGTAGAGGTTGCTCCATATTATGATATTTCTGATAGAACAGCACTACTTGCTGCAAAGATAGTAAGAGAGCTGATATTAATGATTGAATAA